In Thermodesulfobacteriota bacterium, the genomic window CGCTCCATCGGGGTCTTCAAATAGCCCGACGGGAAGCTGATAGCCGTTAGCGGCAATGTTCTATAATAGTCTGTTTTTCCTGTATTATATCCGGAGCTAACTATTTTGGGACAACCAGGCCAGAGACGGCAAGGGTGTTCTTTAGCCCAAGGAGGGGGCTGAACGCATGAAGAGGTTATTAGGCAGGAAGATGGCCAGAACCTTGCCCGAGTGTACTCAGAGGCCGATTAGGAAGTTTTTCGACCTCTATAGGTCGGTCGTAGAGTGGTCCTATCTTTCCGGGCTCCGCTCGACCGAGGGGCTGTCGTTGCCCGACTTTATGGGTATCGGCGCGCAGAAGGCCGGAACGAGGTGGCTACACGAGAACCTGTGCGCCCATCCCGAGCTCTACCTTGCCACCCCCAAGGAACTCCACTTCTTTAACTGGTACCTTTACAGGGGTTTCAACTACTATTCCAGGAAGTTCGAGCCGGGACGCGGGATGTTGAAAGGGGAGGTGACGCCGGCTTACAGCCAGCTGCCATTGAGCCGGATACGCTTCATCCGGGAGTTCATGCCGGATGTGAAGTTCATACTGATCTTGCGTAATCCCGTTGACCGGGCGTGGTCGAACGCTCAGATGTCGATCGTGAGGCATACCGGAAGAAGTTCCGAAGACGTGGGTGAGGCGGAGTTCGTGGCCCACTTCAACTCTTCGCATTCCACGAGACGGGGCGACTACCCGACAATCCTCGATAACTGGCTGAGCGTTTTCCCGCGCGAGCAGATCTTTATAGGCTTTTTTGAGGACCTGTCCGAAAGGCCTAAAGAGCTTCTCGGCGATATATTCGAGTTCCTGGGCGTCAGCAGAGACGTGGACTGGGAGCTCTTTCCATACGGGCGCGTTTTCGCAAAAGGCTCCAAACACACTCCGATGCCCGATAAGT contains:
- a CDS encoding sulfotransferase domain-containing protein, producing MKRLLGRKMARTLPECTQRPIRKFFDLYRSVVEWSYLSGLRSTEGLSLPDFMGIGAQKAGTRWLHENLCAHPELYLATPKELHFFNWYLYRGFNYYSRKFEPGRGMLKGEVTPAYSQLPLSRIRFIREFMPDVKFILILRNPVDRAWSNAQMSIVRHTGRSSEDVGEAEFVAHFNSSHSTRRGDYPTILDNWLSVFPREQIFIGFFEDLSERPKELLGDIFEFLGVSRDVDWELFPYGRVFAKGSKHTPMPDKFREYLQDMYRRDIELLYERFGEPVKGWRC